From one Deltaproteobacteria bacterium genomic stretch:
- a CDS encoding NAD(P)H-hydrate dehydratase, producing MSIDALVEGICGEGVSPCPPLPPRDSAGHKGTFGRVLVLGGCARLPRLMLGGPVLSARAAIRAGCGLAELAVPEPLAAAALASLESATGHALPVDAEGNLLPSACAEVIDPVLARSDAAVVGPALGEGFAVEQLVIRLVAHAEVPLVVDADALNALARLVDFTRDMGGGPIVMTPHPGEFLRLAKALNIDGDPIGEGAGAAAAALAQRCGCVVVLKGARTFVSDGIRHWSCHAGTAALATGGSGDAL from the coding sequence GTGTCGATTGATGCGCTCGTCGAGGGCATCTGCGGTGAAGGCGTCAGCCCCTGTCCGCCGCTTCCGCCGCGCGACAGTGCGGGTCACAAGGGGACATTCGGTCGCGTCCTTGTGCTGGGTGGCTGTGCACGGCTGCCGCGGTTGATGCTCGGTGGTCCAGTTCTCTCGGCACGAGCCGCGATCCGCGCAGGGTGCGGGCTCGCGGAGTTGGCTGTTCCCGAACCGCTCGCGGCGGCAGCGCTTGCGAGTCTTGAGAGTGCGACGGGGCACGCTCTGCCCGTCGATGCGGAGGGGAATCTGCTCCCGTCCGCGTGTGCGGAGGTGATCGATCCTGTCCTTGCGCGCTCGGATGCGGCGGTCGTCGGACCCGCCCTCGGTGAAGGATTCGCGGTGGAGCAGCTGGTGATTCGTTTGGTTGCGCACGCAGAGGTTCCGTTGGTTGTCGATGCGGATGCGCTGAACGCTCTGGCGCGGCTGGTCGACTTCACTCGCGACATGGGCGGCGGCCCCATCGTGATGACGCCGCATCCTGGCGAGTTCCTGCGGCTCGCGAAGGCGCTCAACATCGATGGCGATCCAATCGGCGAGGGCGCTGGTGCTGCTGCGGCTGCGCTCGCGCAGCGCTGCGGCTGCGTGGTTGTGCTGAAAGGGGCTCGCACCTTCGTCAGTGATGGCATTCGGCACTGGTCGTGTCATGCGGGGACTGCGGCGCTTGCCACGGGCGGGAGTGGGGATGCGCTCT